One part of the Acetoanaerobium sticklandii genome encodes these proteins:
- a CDS encoding indolepyruvate ferredoxin oxidoreductase subunit alpha, which translates to MPRINVIEKFCKSCGLCIEVCPKKIIAIGDTANDKGYFTAVCINQDECIGCGLCATICPDVAIEVYK; encoded by the coding sequence TTGCCAAGAATTAATGTAATTGAGAAATTTTGTAAGAGCTGCGGACTATGTATAGAAGTATGTCCTAAAAAGATAATAGCTATAGGTGACACAGCAAATGACAAAGGTTATTTTACTGCAGTATGTATTAACCAGGATGAATGTATAGGTTGCGGGCTTTGCGCAACTATTTGCCCTGATGTAGCTATAGAAGTTTACAAATAG